In the Muricauda sp. MAR_2010_75 genome, one interval contains:
- a CDS encoding acyltransferase family protein, whose product MSALKNRYLSLDVFRGLDVALMIIVNSPGNGKTTFSPLLHAEWNGFTLTDLVFPTFLFVVGNSMSFSMKKYEQMGNSAFFKKVLKRFAIIFLLGFLMYWYPFFENGQLKPLAETRIFGVLQRIALCYLFAAILLHYVKAKTAIIFSIAALVFYHIILIAFGDLTLTGNAVLKLDTWLIGPDHMYHGEGIAFDPEGLLSTLPAIVNVVAGYLTGKFIQKNGRNFETVAKLLMMGFALVVAGLAWDLLLPINKKLWTSSFVLLTSGIDLFAIAVLVYILDMKKTKGWSYFFEVFGKNTLFIYLLSELFVISLFSINVDGGSLYRWIADNIFISVAGGYMGSLLFALWIVLTCWLVGYFMDKKGIYVKV is encoded by the coding sequence ATGTCCGCATTAAAAAACCGATACCTCTCTTTGGATGTCTTTAGGGGACTGGACGTTGCCCTAATGATCATTGTAAACTCACCAGGAAATGGGAAAACTACCTTTTCACCCCTGCTCCATGCCGAATGGAACGGCTTTACACTGACTGATTTGGTTTTCCCCACTTTCTTGTTTGTTGTAGGGAACTCCATGAGCTTTAGCATGAAAAAGTACGAGCAAATGGGAAACTCGGCCTTTTTTAAGAAGGTCTTGAAACGTTTTGCCATCATCTTCTTGCTCGGATTTTTGATGTATTGGTATCCGTTTTTTGAAAACGGTCAGCTAAAGCCTTTGGCCGAGACCCGGATTTTTGGAGTATTGCAACGCATTGCCCTTTGCTACCTGTTTGCCGCTATCCTTTTGCATTATGTGAAGGCAAAAACGGCAATTATTTTCAGCATTGCGGCATTGGTATTTTATCATATTATATTGATTGCATTTGGTGACCTTACCCTTACTGGAAATGCTGTATTGAAACTGGACACTTGGCTCATTGGTCCCGATCACATGTACCATGGGGAAGGCATTGCTTTTGATCCCGAGGGACTGCTCAGCACCCTGCCCGCCATTGTAAATGTGGTAGCGGGATATCTTACAGGGAAATTCATTCAAAAAAATGGGCGAAATTTTGAAACTGTGGCCAAGCTGCTAATGATGGGCTTTGCCCTTGTGGTGGCCGGATTGGCATGGGACCTTCTCTTACCCATCAACAAAAAATTGTGGACAAGCTCCTTTGTATTGCTTACAAGCGGCATCGATCTGTTTGCAATAGCTGTCCTAGTCTACATTTTGGATATGAAAAAGACCAAAGGCTGGTCCTACTTTTTTGAGGTATTTGGAAAGAATACGCTATTCATTTACCTGCTTTCCGAATTATTTGTGATCAGCTTGTTCTCTATAAATGTGGATGGCGGTTCACTATACCGATGGATTGCAGACAACATATTCATTTCCGTAGCTGGTGGCTATATGGGTTCCCTTTTGTTTGCCCTATGGATTGTACTCACCTGTTGGCTGGTGGGCTATTTTATGGACAAAAAAGGAATCTACGTGAAAGTGTAA
- a CDS encoding 2-oxoglutarate dehydrogenase E1 component, protein MDKYSFLNAAHTSFFAELYDKYLTNPDSVEPSWRAFFQGFDFGLEGSLEDLGIESGKNGMAVLSNGRKVEMPETLQKEFQVIRLIDGYRSRGHLFTKTNPVRDRRQYEPTLDIANFGLAQEDMDTVFDAGKILGIGSTSLKEIIAHLERIYCDSIGVEYMYIRTPERIQWIQDWLNVNDNHPNYTADEKKNILRKLNEAVSFESFLHTKYVGQKRFSLEGGESLIPALDVIVEKAADKGVKQFVVGMAHRGRLNVLTNIFGKSPKDIFSEFDGKDYEETIFDGDVKYHLGWTSKRETDSGKMVNMNIAPNPSHLETVNSIVEGISRAKQDRDHSDEISEVLPILIHGDAAFAAQGVVYETIQMARLEGYTTGGTIHIVVNNQIGFTTNYLDARSSTYCTDVGKVTLSPVLHVNADDAEAVVHATTFALEYRMRYKRDIFLDLLGYRKYGHNEGDEPKFTQPLLYKSISKHKNPRDIYAEKLIAEGVIDENYVKELEEKYKNDLEEDLLDSRKIEKTRITPFMQDEWEGFEQVTEEAMLKPMDTTYDLKKLDEVAKSITKLPEDKKFLRKLVRLVEARNDMYFKDNKLDWAMGELLAYGSLIEEGYDVRMTGQDVERGTFSHRHAVIKTEMHEEEVVLLNEMGDNQNGKFHIYNSLLSEYAVMGFDYGYAMASPNTLTIWEAQFGDFSNGAQIIIDQYLSAAEDKWKLQNGLVLLLPHGYEGQGAEHSSARMERYLQLCAKDNMFVADVTTPANLFHLFRRQMKAKFRKPLVVFTPKSLLRHPKVVSTKEEMANGSFQMVIDDADAKAAKVKTLVFCTGKFYYDLLEKREELERDDVALVRVEQLFPLPAKEMRSIIKKYKNSDDIVWAQEEPRNMGAWSHMLMHLDEAKQFRVASRRFYGAPAAGSAVRSKRRHAQVLDYVFDKSKDNMQIR, encoded by the coding sequence ATGGACAAATATTCATTTTTAAATGCTGCGCATACCTCTTTTTTTGCGGAGCTGTATGATAAATACCTAACGAACCCAGATAGTGTTGAGCCCAGTTGGAGGGCTTTTTTTCAGGGGTTTGATTTCGGTTTGGAGGGTTCTTTGGAGGACTTGGGGATAGAATCCGGGAAGAACGGAATGGCAGTGCTTTCCAATGGAAGGAAAGTTGAAATGCCCGAGACCTTGCAAAAGGAGTTTCAGGTCATCCGTTTGATAGATGGGTACCGTTCCCGCGGTCACTTGTTTACCAAAACCAATCCAGTACGTGATCGAAGACAATATGAGCCAACTTTGGACATTGCCAATTTTGGACTGGCCCAAGAAGATATGGACACCGTTTTTGATGCCGGTAAAATTCTCGGTATTGGATCTACCTCCCTTAAAGAAATTATTGCTCATTTGGAGCGGATTTATTGTGATTCCATTGGGGTCGAATATATGTACATCCGTACTCCAGAACGTATTCAATGGATTCAGGATTGGCTCAATGTAAATGACAATCACCCAAATTACACAGCCGATGAAAAGAAGAACATCCTCAGAAAATTGAACGAAGCTGTTTCTTTTGAAAGCTTTTTGCACACCAAATATGTGGGCCAAAAACGATTTTCGTTGGAAGGCGGGGAATCCTTGATTCCTGCTTTGGATGTCATTGTTGAAAAAGCCGCTGACAAAGGTGTGAAACAATTTGTGGTAGGTATGGCCCATAGGGGACGTTTGAACGTGCTCACCAACATTTTTGGAAAATCGCCAAAGGATATTTTTAGCGAGTTTGATGGCAAGGATTACGAAGAAACCATCTTTGATGGCGACGTAAAGTATCACTTGGGATGGACCTCAAAACGCGAGACCGACTCTGGGAAAATGGTCAATATGAACATTGCCCCGAACCCATCGCATTTGGAAACGGTGAACTCCATTGTTGAGGGGATTTCAAGAGCCAAGCAAGATCGAGACCATAGTGATGAAATATCGGAGGTGTTGCCAATTTTGATTCATGGCGATGCCGCTTTTGCTGCCCAGGGGGTCGTTTACGAAACAATTCAAATGGCACGTTTGGAAGGATATACCACAGGAGGTACCATTCATATTGTGGTGAATAACCAAATCGGGTTTACGACCAACTATTTGGATGCAAGATCGTCTACTTATTGTACTGATGTGGGTAAAGTGACCCTTTCGCCCGTATTGCATGTAAATGCGGATGATGCCGAGGCCGTAGTGCATGCCACAACCTTCGCCTTGGAATACAGAATGCGCTACAAGCGAGACATTTTCTTGGATTTGTTGGGCTATAGAAAGTACGGTCACAATGAAGGAGATGAGCCCAAGTTTACCCAGCCCCTTTTATATAAGTCTATTTCCAAGCATAAGAATCCACGCGATATTTATGCCGAAAAGTTGATTGCTGAAGGCGTGATTGACGAGAACTATGTAAAAGAACTCGAAGAAAAATATAAGAACGATTTGGAGGAGGATCTTTTGGATTCCCGTAAAATCGAGAAGACCAGAATAACCCCTTTCATGCAAGATGAATGGGAGGGATTTGAGCAAGTTACGGAAGAAGCCATGCTAAAACCCATGGACACTACCTACGACCTTAAAAAGTTGGATGAGGTGGCCAAGAGCATAACCAAACTTCCTGAGGATAAAAAGTTCCTAAGAAAATTGGTTCGTTTGGTAGAGGCTCGTAATGACATGTACTTCAAGGATAACAAATTGGATTGGGCCATGGGCGAATTGTTGGCCTATGGATCTTTGATCGAGGAAGGTTACGATGTTCGAATGACAGGTCAAGATGTGGAAAGGGGGACCTTCTCGCACAGGCATGCCGTCATTAAAACCGAAATGCACGAGGAAGAAGTGGTATTGTTGAACGAGATGGGAGACAACCAAAATGGTAAGTTCCATATCTATAACTCCTTGCTATCGGAATACGCAGTAATGGGATTTGATTACGGCTACGCCATGGCAAGTCCCAATACCCTTACCATCTGGGAGGCGCAGTTTGGGGACTTCAGCAACGGAGCCCAAATCATAATAGATCAGTATCTATCAGCCGCTGAGGATAAATGGAAACTCCAGAACGGCTTGGTGCTGTTGTTACCCCATGGCTACGAAGGACAAGGAGCGGAACACTCTTCAGCCCGTATGGAAAGATACCTGCAACTCTGTGCCAAGGACAATATGTTCGTTGCGGATGTGACTACTCCGGCCAACTTGTTTCACTTGTTCCGCAGACAGATGAAGGCCAAGTTCCGTAAGCCATTGGTGGTGTTTACGCCTAAAAGCTTGTTGAGGCACCCCAAAGTGGTGTCCACAAAAGAAGAAATGGCCAACGGAAGTTTCCAAATGGTGATTGATGATGCCGACGCCAAAGCAGCCAAAGTAAAAACTTTGGTTTTCTGTACCGGGAAATTCTACTATGATCTTTTGGAGAAGCGGGAAGAACTTGAACGGGATGATGTAGCTTTGGTACGTGTGGAGCAGTTGTTCCCTTTGCCAGCGAAAGAAATGCGGAGCATCATCAAAAAATACAAGAACTCCGACGATATTGTGTGGGCCCAGGAAGAACCTAGAAACATGGGGGCATGGAGCCACATGTTGATGCACTTGGATG